A single region of the Calderihabitans maritimus genome encodes:
- a CDS encoding UPF0236 family transposase-like protein has product RFHLERDLTRLWGQDPQTKKAVKAVLKKGDKEGFNLLLQGLMAEEKEPKRKEALKAFQDLINSVWEGIKDWRERGKEAPEVARGLGVIEPNVGHTISRRFKHRCSSWSKKGALNLARVRCALRNGTLRDMTQVSGPPAPGEEAAEKKDNYNGYWVRKEAEGLPYKEPGDWCRASISLARGNSELAQKLAEVVGQLSYR; this is encoded by the coding sequence GTCGTTTTCATCTTGAGAGGGATCTTACCCGGCTTTGGGGACAAGATCCACAAACCAAGAAAGCCGTGAAGGCAGTACTCAAGAAAGGGGACAAAGAAGGTTTCAACCTTCTTCTTCAGGGGCTCATGGCGGAAGAAAAAGAGCCCAAGCGGAAGGAGGCCTTGAAAGCATTTCAGGACCTAATAAACAGCGTATGGGAAGGGATAAAGGACTGGCGAGAGAGAGGGAAAGAAGCGCCAGAAGTTGCGCGGGGTTTAGGGGTTATAGAGCCCAACGTAGGGCATACCATATCCAGGCGGTTTAAACACCGGTGTTCCTCCTGGAGCAAGAAGGGGGCGCTTAACCTTGCGCGGGTAAGATGTGCCTTAAGGAATGGGACCTTACGGGACATGACCCAGGTTTCGGGGCCTCCAGCGCCGGGAGAAGAAGCAGCCGAGAAGAAGGATAACTACAACGGCTACTGGGTGAGGAAAGAGGCGGAAGGTTTGCCTTACAAAGAACCTGGTGATTGGTGTCGTGCTTCTATCTCCTTAGCTCGTGGTAATAGCGAATTAGCCCAAAAACTGGCCGAAGTGGTAGGCCAGCTAAGCTACAGGCA